From Arcticibacter tournemirensis, one genomic window encodes:
- a CDS encoding glycosyltransferase family 9 protein: protein MDFHLKLSPAYVKKIAIFRALQLGDMLCAVPAIRALRASYPDAEITLLGLPWAKSFTERFKDYIDRFIWFPGYPGLPEQEFSAPVFCTFLEKMIGEEFNLILQMQGNGTIVNPMIELLGAEYSAGYFKEGIYAPDNGLFMEYPNYGHEAERHVKLMEFLGIPPLGTDLEFPLTARDYADFNETALPIEEKKYVCIHPGSRGAWRRWPPEYFAQLADIVAGQGFTPVLTGTSDELDIVNAVVSHMFHPPVIAAGKTSMGAVAVLIERAFALISNCTGVSHIAAALKTPSVVISLDGESDRWAPQNRSLHDVIDWTVNPDFNLVSDAVERLFRK from the coding sequence ATGGACTTCCATTTAAAACTATCACCCGCATACGTGAAAAAAATTGCGATATTCAGAGCCCTTCAGTTAGGTGACATGCTTTGTGCAGTTCCGGCAATACGGGCGCTCAGAGCATCCTATCCTGATGCCGAGATTACGTTGCTGGGATTACCCTGGGCAAAGAGTTTTACAGAAAGGTTCAAAGACTATATCGATCGCTTTATCTGGTTTCCGGGCTACCCGGGATTACCTGAGCAGGAGTTCAGCGCTCCCGTGTTTTGCACGTTTCTTGAAAAAATGATCGGCGAGGAGTTTAACCTCATACTCCAGATGCAGGGAAACGGTACCATTGTAAATCCGATGATAGAACTCTTGGGAGCAGAATACTCCGCAGGATATTTCAAAGAAGGTATTTACGCTCCGGATAATGGCTTGTTTATGGAGTATCCCAACTACGGACATGAGGCAGAAAGACATGTAAAACTGATGGAGTTTTTAGGTATACCTCCTTTGGGGACAGACCTGGAATTTCCGTTAACCGCCCGGGATTACGCCGACTTTAATGAAACCGCTCTTCCTATCGAGGAGAAGAAATATGTTTGTATTCACCCCGGATCGAGGGGCGCCTGGAGGAGATGGCCTCCTGAGTACTTTGCGCAGCTGGCTGATATTGTTGCCGGACAGGGATTCACCCCCGTTCTTACCGGAACTTCAGATGAACTTGATATTGTGAATGCCGTGGTGTCGCACATGTTTCACCCACCTGTTATAGCTGCAGGCAAGACCAGCATGGGCGCTGTAGCTGTTCTTATTGAAAGGGCCTTCGCATTGATTTCGAATTGTACCGGCGTTTCTCATATTGCAGCAGCGCTGAAAACTCCAAGTGTAGTAATCAGCCTCGATGGTGAATCTGATCGCTGGGCGCCACAGAACCGGAGTCTTCACGATGTAATAGACTGGACGGTCAATCCTGACTTCAACCTTGTGAGCGATGCTGTAGAACGCCTGTTCCGTAAGTAA